From a single Brassica oleracea var. oleracea cultivar TO1000 chromosome C5, BOL, whole genome shotgun sequence genomic region:
- the LOC106293502 gene encoding cyclin-dependent kinase inhibitor 6, protein MSERNLNSKRESRELEASSTSVSPLQKKKKLDDSSADSHAVVLAIPSPSVASTQGRYSVTSDDDDKSSIVSSGCFSSESNETVRNNPSSGVDLEDTVSEALGETTETEMESSSPALKRDNKPPGVSKIPTAEEVEAFLSELEGGEDKQKRFIEKYNFDIVNDKPLQGRYMWDRLKP, encoded by the exons ATGAGCGAGAGAAATCTCAACAGCAAACGAGAATCGCGAGAGCTTGAAGCTTCAAGCACAAGCGTCTCCCCACTCCAGAAGAAGAAGAAGCTCGATGATTCTTCAGCCGACTCTCATGCCGTCGTCCTCGCGATTCCCTCTCCTTCCGTAGCTTCAACGCAAGGTAGATACTCTGTCACCTCTGACGACGATGATAAAAGCTCTATCGTCAGCTCCGGCTGTTTCAGCAGTGAATCGAACGAAACCGTGAGGAACAATCCATCCTCTGGTGTAGATCTGGAG GATACAGTGAGCGAGGCTTTGGGAGAAACAACAGAGACGGAAATGGAATCATCATCGCCGGCGTTAAAGAGGGATAATAAACCACCGGGAGTGAGCAAGATTCCGACGGCTGAGGAGGTCGAAGCATTCTTATCGGAGCTAGAAGGCGGCGAGGATAAACAAAAGCGATTCATAGAAAA GTACAACTTCGATATCGTCAATGACAAACCGCTTCAAGGTCGTTACATGTGGGATCGACTCAAGCCATG